The Pricia mediterranea genome includes a window with the following:
- a CDS encoding RNA polymerase sigma factor — MKANKKDRFITLIDEHKKIIYKIVNSYCPNRADRKDLEQEIIIQLWRAFDKYDPDYKYSTWMYLIALNTAISFYRKEKKWYAKTDFLSDDSIFGLADEDHEDGVELNQNIKLLQDFIHNLKELDKALMLLYLEEKNYEEIGEILGITKTNVGTKIGRIKLKLKKEFKK, encoded by the coding sequence ATGAAGGCAAACAAAAAAGACAGATTCATAACCCTGATAGATGAACATAAGAAGATCATCTATAAAATTGTGAATTCGTATTGCCCGAACAGAGCGGATCGGAAAGACCTGGAGCAAGAAATCATTATTCAATTATGGAGGGCATTCGATAAGTACGATCCAGATTATAAATATTCCACTTGGATGTATCTAATCGCTTTGAATACGGCTATCTCCTTTTACAGAAAAGAGAAAAAATGGTATGCCAAAACCGACTTTTTAAGCGATGATTCCATTTTTGGCCTGGCGGATGAAGACCATGAAGATGGAGTAGAATTGAATCAGAATATCAAACTATTACAGGATTTCATCCATAATTTGAAGGAACTGGATAAAGCCTTGATGTTATTATATCTAGAGGAGAAAAACTATGAGGAAATCGGCGAGATCCTGGGAATCACAAAAACGAATGTGGGCACCAAAATCGGCCGAATCAAATTAAAACTGAAAAAGGAATTTAAAAAATAG
- a CDS encoding ATP-binding protein gives MELLNQLFKNEIDHRAQKERERRKRYAALPLGHDLDGYDLTGENSIGKQQLAQLCELKWMERNYNPIPMGHSGTGKAYLGVGLCSDAVYQGYRAYFQTMESLVRVLKMKDITRKEAVLYKRIRKAHLLVIDDIMMFPVTKEQAVAFFNPINHLHDSASLIITTNKSPKQWAEVLNDSVLTMAILDRILYRCEIVKLSGKSYRMQNRKTIFKN, from the coding sequence GTGGAACTCCTGAACCAACTCTTTAAGAACGAGATCGACCACAGGGCACAAAAAGAGAGGGAACGCCGGAAAAGATATGCGGCACTGCCCTTGGGGCATGATCTGGACGGATATGACCTCACCGGTGAGAATTCCATCGGCAAACAACAGCTCGCACAGCTGTGCGAACTCAAATGGATGGAACGCAACTACAACCCTATCCCGATGGGCCACTCGGGAACCGGAAAAGCGTACCTCGGGGTGGGACTGTGCTCCGATGCCGTGTATCAGGGCTACAGGGCCTACTTCCAGACCATGGAATCCCTGGTAAGGGTACTGAAGATGAAGGACATCACGCGAAAGGAGGCGGTTCTGTACAAACGTATCCGCAAGGCGCACCTGCTCGTCATAGACGACATTATGATGTTCCCGGTGACCAAGGAACAGGCCGTGGCCTTCTTCAACCCGATAAACCATTTGCACGACAGCGCCTCACTTATCATTACCACGAACAAGTCCCCGAAACAATGGGCAGAGGTACTCAACGATTCCGTACTGACAATGGCGATCCTGGACAGGATCCTCTACCGGTGCGAGATCGTAAAGCTCTCCGGAAAAAGCTATAGGATGCAAAACAGGAAAACGATCTTTAAAAACTGA